In Nitrospirota bacterium, a single window of DNA contains:
- a CDS encoding acyloxyacyl hydrolase translates to MLRMKWQLAMVGFALVLFAPWLSQAEEIRLNSIGVRGGVTGGSPIGELETQYFKTYDLMANWSMPWGWYSESGWGVGTRLMGTVGAITASGDTAFVTTLTPGFVLGKKDGWLSLEVGGGGAFLSQHRFANQDMGGHFQFVADLAVRAKVYRGIGVGYWFHHISDAGTYGRDAHGADFHMIEFSYRF, encoded by the coding sequence ATGTTACGGATGAAATGGCAGCTGGCGATGGTCGGGTTTGCGCTGGTTCTCTTTGCTCCCTGGTTAAGTCAAGCGGAGGAGATTCGATTAAATAGCATCGGGGTGAGGGGGGGAGTGACCGGAGGCTCTCCCATCGGGGAACTTGAGACGCAATATTTTAAGACGTATGACTTGATGGCGAACTGGTCAATGCCCTGGGGATGGTATTCCGAGTCGGGATGGGGTGTTGGGACAAGGTTAATGGGCACGGTCGGCGCCATAACGGCATCGGGGGATACCGCATTTGTGACCACGCTGACGCCGGGCTTTGTGCTCGGGAAGAAGGATGGCTGGCTCTCTCTAGAAGTCGGAGGGGGAGGTGCCTTCCTCAGCCAGCACCGCTTTGCAAACCAGGATATGGGGGGGCACTTCCAGTTTGTGGCGGATTTGGCGGTCAGAGCAAAGGTTTATCGAGGGATAGGCGTGGGCTATTGGTTCCACCATATATCCGATGCCGGCACCTATGGGCGCGATGCCCATGGAGCCGATTTTCATATGATCGAATTCAGCTATCGGTTTTGA